AGTGTCACTGCAGAGTGGATCTGTTGAAAGGTGGTAGCAAAGTAATGTTAATGTAAGACAGTGTTGAAAGAATGGCTGTTTGAAATCAGCAGATGGATTGTTAGCGTCATCACACAATAAATGAGTTTGTCAGCAAGGCCCTAGTCGGAACATAATACTGTATACATAACAAGCTGTGTTCAGTGGACTGGATGTCATCATTTCTAAATATTTAGGTCATGCTGATGATAATAATAGGCAACATGCACTGAACACGTCTTTGCATAGTCACGCCTACTCAATGCTAAATTATGGAAATGTAGTTCATGCCCCATATAGTCATTGGTGAATGCAAATACTGAACAGTATTTGCAAAACAATTGTCCAAACCTGACACTGCAAGGAGTAGGTATTTAACCTGTGTATCAGGACATGTTTTACATTGTTTCTATGTTATAACAATATACttagatttaaaaatatatatatatataaaacactttATCATTACtagataaacaaatcaaatttgatataTTATTTAATATTTTGCTTATCTTGCACCTGAGGTGGTGGAGTGTGTTAGGGTACAGGTAAGCCCAGAGAGACCCAGCCCCTCCAGggccagacaggcaggcagctgcTGTAGGAAGGCTGAGGGCCCCAGCAGGGGAAGGTTACTGGGGCTGTACAGCAGCACGTACCACTGGGGTTAAAGACTGATGGTTCAGTAGGAATAAGGGTCTACTGTCACTACTCAGACATCTTTCAAATGGCCTTATCTAAACAACTAGCCCCAAAGGCAAGGGGATATGAATACATAACACACAGTGTGTGATAGATAGATAAAGGATATCTGTATGCGTGTGACTCTGGTTGCCAGGTTGGGGTACTGCAACACACAGGGGGTGAGAACAGTGACTGGTAGGAGGTGCAGCTCCCCATACAGGCCTCTCTCCATGGCCTCAGGCGGGATAAGTAGAGGTAACCCACCTCCTAATACAGGGTGGACTCGCTGGCACCACGGGCCTGCTCCTACTGACATGGGAGGCCTGcaggaccaacacacagacacacacaccacatgcacaTAATTACAATATGATGTACTGTGAATAAAAGAGGTCAACTGTTTCTCCAACCTATACGATGACAAGAGACATGGGAGTAATGCTGACTGCGTGATAGAAGAAGCAACGTCCATGATCACAGTCTGGTCCTTCAGGGTGAGTCTCTCTGCCTTCCCACTAAGAAAAAACAGAGTAAAACACATTAATAACATAATATTAttccacaatacacacacatgaaATATATTCAGTGGCAGTAATAATAGAATATACCTAAAAATTCTCTGGTATGTTTCTCCTTCCAATTTAAATTTGAGGTGAATTTTCACCCCTGCGTTAGTCAGGCTCAGTTTGTGCAAGAAGCCCTCTGTGTGTGACCACACCTTACACCTGTCCAGTTTCACCTCACTGATCTGGAGAATAAAGGACACATACCCGACTCAAGTGTCACACCTTTCCATTTAGTTACTTTAGTTTGCCCACTGTGCTCTGTGTGGTGACTAAAATTAAAATTGTGCAGTACACTATTTTGTGGAGATACTCTCTTGTCTATTGTCAACTGACATGCTGACTAACAGGTGTACGTGTGGCTAAGCCTGGTGGGTACTGTAGTTCACCCACCTGAAAGGACAGAAGGAAGTGGAGAGGGCCATAGATTTCGGTGAAGGCACATAGTTCCTCTGGGTCAGGGGCAGGGCAGGGGGAGGGGCCCAGTCTCCTCCAGAACTCTAACACAATCCATTAGAGAGGAAGATAAACACAGGAACTCAGTTGGAAAACAGACAGAAAGCCAAGACACATTAAAGGGCATGACTTCTCACATACACCTAAAGAGCCTATGCACAAAGCTGTGGGCACAGTTGTgagttgattgtgtgtgtgtgtgtgtgaccctaaGTCAACCCAAAACAGGAACAACTTACCGTAACCTTCTGTGTACTACAAGTACTACCATGTGTCTAAATGATTCATACCCTTCCTAGTTCAGAACCCACCTTGTTGGACTTCTTCCACTGTGACTCCTGAGCACCAGGGTCCTGCAACTGCAACTGTACAAATAACACATTAGCTAGACCCACGGCTAGTCTAACCTGATGTTTTTTTATGATTTATAAAAGCTTCTAGGTAATTCAGACCTGTCCATACCTGTGCAGTTGACCACCTGGCCGCTGGGTGGCTGGCCCGGCGCGGCCCACAACAGGACCAGTAGTCCCCCTCCATCTACGACTAAGGACTTTTCTAGCCGTTCTCTCCCCCAACGGGCAAGTAACATCAGTGATTGTAAAACCTAACACAAAACAAACTATTATTTGGGATAAGTCAACTCAAAGACACATTGTGATAGCTGAAGAAAATAACCCGTACTAGAGATTAGTTGTGTggcggtagctagctagctagctagccgcaTGGAAGTGAAAACtgtggctagttagctaactagacAAGAGAAATCTGTCAATTTCGGTTTATATTTCAAAAAATGCACCTGTTGTATATGTTTCATCATCTTCACCGAGAGTTTCCGTCCCTAGCAGAGATGAGACAGGTGTGGGTGAATGCGGCTTGACAGACTTCAAAACATTTGCACGGCGCCTTTGATCCTTTCGGATTCAAATCTCGCGCCACAAATTGATGCGCTTCGGTTTTGAGGCACGTGCGAGGCACATCTTGCTGTCCCGCATCCGGTTATCTCGTGCTGCAATATTTTCAAATGACATATCCCGAGTTTATTTAAGACAAGAATAGTTTAATTTGTATATGACACATTGTGTTCAGGGGTGATTTCATAAATTTTTAAAATCAGCCCTATCATTCGTGTGGGTCATCAAAGGGTCAAGGGACAATAACATGCTTTTAAATTAGTATATGAAAATGCACGCTTACTCCGTGACAACCATGGACACCTACATGACTCACTGCCAGGCATTTGGGTAAAACTTGATATACTACCGAATGGTGATTTGCTTTCATTATAGGCCAACTCTTGCAACTCTGGTCTGTCCATGTGTATTGTGTAGTCTAATTACTCCTCTAATTTCCATCCTTAACTGCTTCTCTCCTTTACTCCCTGCAGAATACCTCTGTGGGTGGCACCACTGCTCCGCGCTGCTTCGCGTCCTAGGAGTGACCACGCACGGCGAAAAAAGGCCTACAAATGTATTCAGCGGAAACTGGTGAGGGAGATGCTGATCGTATCACAGCATTaattgtgtgtatttgtatttatgatGGAgtatgccctcaggccactactctactaccacacatctatAACCCAAAatctgtgtgtacatgtgtgaccACGCACGGCGAACTGCTACCCCTGttggtattatctaagtgagtttcagtatATGGATGTtatctgttactagcaagttaCCGATTTCATGAAcattgtttcttaggctacatatgttaatctgggcatattgtttttattgttttaCTTGGAAGTTTATCAGAGGTAGACATGCCAGTGATATTTATGTTTGAGCTGATAGCACAGgttgagctgcacacagtggacttcctactagggcaaaccgcctcagtgctaacagtatgaCTCGGGTTTActggcacatgattactgcagaCAACAGCTGTAGGCCTACAGCATCATTGCGCAAAatggtacgcagcatcatctggatatgtgtgcaacaaaagggCAACATTCACCTtttgctaccatttctgtcaagctgtCTACACATATAGTTTGATGCATACTTTGATTAATCAAACCTATGGACCACACATAACGCACTGTAACTGCCTCTGCAACGaaatgctgcaaggcaaatgcagcgttccattggaaatgaatgtgttTCTGGTGTGCCAAAATGCAATGACACTGTCGGTGTGATTGAGGTGTCAGGCTCTACAGGACTGGGTGTCTCAGGCACTGCACGCTCTTGGATAGCATCATACCTGGCAGGCTGCTCCTACTAGGTGACATGGAGAGGATCTCTGTCTGCACCACGTACTCACACTATTGGTGTCCCCCAGGgttcggttctaggccctctcctcttctctctatacaccaagtcactcggcttGATTATACATTGAATGGTCTCTCCAATCATTGCtaaagtgcatttggaaagtattcagaccccttgactttttccacattttgttaagttacagccttattctaaaattgattaaataatcatttttcctcatcaatctacacacaataccccataacgacaaagcaaaacaCATTGGTAgaaatttgtgcaaatgtataataataaaaaaaaatagaaattacatttacataagtattcagaccctttactcagtattttgttgaagcacctttggcagtgattacaggctcaagtcttcttggg
Above is a genomic segment from Oncorhynchus kisutch isolate 150728-3 linkage group LG19, Okis_V2, whole genome shotgun sequence containing:
- the top6bl gene encoding type 2 DNA topoisomerase 6 subunit B-like isoform X1, with translation MMKHIQQVLQSLMLLARWGRERLEKSLVVDGGGLLVLLWAAPGQPPSGQVVNCTVAVAGPWCSGVTVEEVQQEFWRRLGPSPCPAPDPEELCAFTEIYGPLHFLLSFQISEVKLDRCKVWSHTEGFLHKLSLTNAGVKIHLKFKLEGETYQRIFSGKAERLTLKDQTVIMDVASSITQPPMSVGAGPWCQRVHPVLGGGLPLLIPPEAMERGLYGELHLLPVTVLTPCVLQYPNLATRVTRIQVLLYSPSNLPLLGPSAFLQQLPACLALEGLGLSGLTCTLTHSTTSDPLCSDTVYSIDRAQCQETEPEWIPAVDQNLSLFLFLQHSDPFHSQLSDFMASEELLELHLEDVLRYNREAVTAALNTLLQSTLKDQQLRDKAQEKMCSALGVMLRSIGCVVSSSTNMEFRAACLDRMMVQDTYELSASLHESLQRVTAGRVVPSGRCYWGQADTLTCSRPKNFASGKEI
- the top6bl gene encoding type 2 DNA topoisomerase 6 subunit B-like isoform X2 — its product is MEGDYWSCCGPRRASHPAARWSTAQLQLQDPGAQESQWKKSNKSSGGDWAPPPALPLTQRNYVPSPKSMALSTSFCPFSGKAERLTLKDQTVIMDVASSITQPPMSVGAGPWCQRVHPVLGGGLPLLIPPEAMERGLYGELHLLPVTVLTPCVLQYPNLATRVTRIQVLLYSPSNLPLLGPSAFLQQLPACLALEGLGLSGLTCTLTHSTTSDPLCSDTVYSIDRAQCQETEPEWIPAVDQNLSLFLFLQHSDPFHSQLSDFMASEELLELHLEDVLRYNREAVTAALNTLLQSTLKDQQLRDKAQEKMCSALGVMLRSIGCVVSSSTNMEFRAACLDRMMVQDTYELSASLHESLQRVTAGRVVPSGRCYWGQADTLTCSRPKNFASGKEI